From a single Cytophagales bacterium WSM2-2 genomic region:
- a CDS encoding DNA alkylation repair protein — MPGKINKKGKEESSPITATQFVKGMNSLAKSGADNSRYFRGDASATKFLNVRMGDVFALAKKFTSMPVEEIEKLFDSDYYEVRLGAVCIMDFLARNKKITPEQRKSLFELYIDNHHRIDNWDMIDRSAPYVVGGYLADKPRAILYKLAKSKNVWERRTAIVSTYYFIRQNEIDDTFKIAELLVRDKEDMVSKAVGSWVREAGKRDRERLLSFLDKYAGTMARDTLRYATEKLDKKTKDFYLKR; from the coding sequence ATGCCTGGAAAGATCAACAAGAAAGGCAAAGAAGAATCGTCACCGATCACGGCCACTCAGTTTGTGAAAGGGATGAATTCATTAGCTAAGTCTGGAGCAGACAACTCCCGTTATTTTCGAGGCGATGCTTCAGCAACAAAATTCCTGAACGTGCGCATGGGTGATGTCTTTGCTCTTGCTAAAAAGTTCACGTCCATGCCTGTGGAAGAGATCGAAAAACTTTTCGACAGTGATTATTATGAAGTGAGGCTTGGTGCCGTATGTATCATGGACTTCCTGGCAAGGAATAAGAAGATAACACCCGAACAACGAAAGAGCCTCTTTGAACTTTACATTGACAATCATCACCGCATTGACAACTGGGACATGATCGACCGGAGTGCTCCTTATGTTGTGGGCGGCTACCTGGCAGACAAGCCCCGGGCAATTCTTTACAAACTTGCCAAGTCAAAAAATGTGTGGGAGCGCAGGACTGCCATCGTCAGCACCTACTACTTCATCAGGCAAAATGAAATCGATGACACTTTTAAAATTGCCGAACTCCTGGTCCGTGACAAAGAAGACATGGTGAGTAAAGCCGTTGGCAGTTGGGTTCGCGAAGCGGGCAAGCGCGATAGGGAAAGACTTCTCTCCTTCCTCGACAAATATGCCGGCACAATGGCGCGCGACACCTTACGTTACGCCACTGAAAAACTCGACAAGAAAACGAAAGACTTTTACCTGAAGCGCTGA
- a CDS encoding alpha/beta hydrolase: MALSFKTTNQSITARDGFLLDAILFEPEKPRACIQINSATGVRKEFYKNFAEYLAGQGYAVLIFDYRGIGKSRPRSLRGFAAELHEWGKNDMAAVLDWMDALYPRLKKYFIGHSAGGQQIGFMDNYDKVSKAISVSSSTGYWKWLSSPYKYFTLLVWHVLVPCTVSVLGYVPSSWFGLGEDLPKGVAKEWRSWCLRQNYFGNFLGETTPNFFASIKIPIHFIYPTDDNIATERSVASLRGFYTGAQTSVERVDPDDYGLRKIGHFGFFSRSAKDTLWPKVVHFFEGLS, translated from the coding sequence ATGGCGCTTTCATTTAAAACCACTAATCAGTCAATTACTGCCAGGGATGGATTTCTGCTGGATGCTATTCTTTTCGAGCCTGAAAAACCCAGGGCTTGCATTCAGATTAACTCTGCGACAGGAGTAAGAAAAGAATTTTACAAGAACTTCGCTGAATACCTTGCAGGCCAGGGATATGCCGTACTCATTTTCGATTATCGTGGCATTGGAAAATCAAGACCGAGATCACTGCGTGGCTTTGCGGCTGAGCTCCACGAGTGGGGAAAGAATGACATGGCCGCTGTGCTTGACTGGATGGATGCCCTGTATCCGCGGCTGAAGAAATATTTTATCGGGCACAGTGCTGGCGGACAACAAATAGGCTTTATGGATAACTATGATAAAGTGTCGAAGGCAATTTCCGTAAGTTCATCCACGGGATACTGGAAGTGGTTGAGTTCGCCTTATAAATATTTTACTTTACTCGTCTGGCATGTTCTTGTTCCGTGTACCGTGTCAGTATTAGGTTATGTTCCATCCAGCTGGTTCGGGCTTGGAGAAGATCTGCCGAAAGGTGTTGCCAAAGAATGGCGCAGCTGGTGTCTCAGGCAAAATTACTTTGGAAATTTTCTGGGAGAGACCACACCCAATTTCTTTGCTTCCATTAAAATCCCCATTCACTTTATATACCCCACTGATGACAACATTGCCACCGAGCGATCGGTTGCTTCACTCCGGGGTTTTTATACAGGTGCACAAACATCAGTTGAGCGTGTCGACCCCGATGACTATGGTTTGCGAAAGATTGGTCACTTTGGTTTTTTCTCACGCTCCGCTAAAGACACCTTGTGGCCTAAAGTAGTGCACTTCTTCGAAGGCCTTTCTTAG
- a CDS encoding AsnC family transcriptional regulator, with amino-acid sequence MTATSKKEQSAFSIDEKDYQILRLLQSNAKLTVREIASKIHLSPTPVHERIKRLEQSGTIKQYVALLDSRMVNRGIKVICHVSLSEHNKRTGKVFIDAIQKAPEVIECYTISGDFDFMLKVIAESMEAYHSFYMNYLSEIKGIGQTKSTFVMETIKETHQII; translated from the coding sequence ATGACAGCCACATCTAAAAAAGAACAAAGTGCTTTCTCCATCGATGAGAAAGATTACCAGATACTCCGCTTGCTGCAGTCGAATGCAAAACTGACGGTGCGGGAGATTGCCTCGAAAATACATTTGAGCCCTACACCTGTGCATGAACGGATCAAACGGCTGGAGCAGTCAGGCACAATCAAACAATACGTTGCACTGCTCGACAGCCGGATGGTAAACAGAGGGATCAAAGTGATCTGCCATGTCTCCCTTTCGGAACACAATAAAAGGACCGGCAAGGTATTCATTGACGCCATTCAAAAAGCCCCTGAGGTAATTGAGTGTTACACGATCTCAGGCGATTTCGATTTCATGCTCAAAGTGATAGCCGAAAGCATGGAAGCGTATCACAGTTTTTACATGAACTACCTGAGCGAGATCAAAGGCATCGGGCAAACCAAAAGCACATTCGTGATGGAAACGATCAAGGAAACTCACCAGATTATCTGA
- a CDS encoding MFS transporter codes for MDIAIINLAMPLIQGQFTLENDKVLWLQTLYILPYGGFLIIGGKLADIVGRKKIFTIGSVLFLFTSLGAGLSSSFEMLAMFRAIQGVAAAFVLPSALSIITNTFSDSTARSKAIGIFGAFAAIGSGLGMSVGGIISTLAGWQWAFLINVPVIGISLVLGYFYIDNDSRSKPRVSPDILSAIFLTTAIIALSFVVHDLANAVQHWLLLTGLDILILAALASFFYRSSRLENPLIDFSLFRNRNITVANIATVVMGSFFTGFLFIISLVFQNNMDYSAANAGMLLFPFSVLSALSGKFLFPQLMKRMNMSTIAVLGMTIMLSGGVLLVSSLYLDYFLPVILFSIACVTGVGMAICFPSFTVLALGSIPAEQHGLASSVSSTCYFFGGGLGLSFLGLFMQISGSATTVTAIPVFVLCSFALMGLVVLLFAKNTVVKPS; via the coding sequence ATGGACATTGCCATCATCAACCTGGCGATGCCATTGATTCAGGGACAGTTTACGTTGGAGAATGATAAAGTCCTCTGGCTTCAGACACTATATATATTGCCTTATGGCGGGTTCCTGATCATTGGCGGAAAGCTTGCCGATATTGTGGGGAGGAAGAAGATATTCACGATCGGCTCGGTTTTGTTTTTGTTTACTTCCCTGGGGGCCGGGCTCTCCTCAAGTTTTGAGATGCTGGCGATGTTCCGTGCTATTCAGGGAGTGGCCGCAGCTTTTGTTTTACCTTCAGCGCTTTCCATCATCACCAACACTTTTAGCGACAGCACCGCACGGAGTAAGGCTATCGGTATTTTCGGAGCATTCGCTGCCATCGGTTCCGGATTAGGCATGTCGGTGGGAGGGATCATCTCCACACTGGCAGGATGGCAATGGGCTTTTTTGATTAACGTACCCGTCATCGGGATTTCATTGGTGTTAGGTTATTTCTACATAGACAATGACTCAAGATCAAAGCCCCGCGTTTCACCGGATATTCTTTCAGCCATCTTTTTAACCACAGCGATCATTGCCTTATCATTTGTAGTGCATGACCTTGCCAACGCAGTGCAACACTGGTTGCTGCTGACGGGGCTCGACATACTCATTCTTGCAGCGCTGGCCTCTTTCTTTTACCGGAGTTCCCGCCTGGAAAACCCGCTGATTGATTTTTCACTTTTCCGCAACAGGAATATCACGGTGGCAAACATTGCTACCGTAGTGATGGGTTCTTTTTTTACCGGGTTCCTGTTCATCATCTCCCTTGTATTTCAGAACAACATGGACTACTCGGCTGCCAACGCGGGGATGCTCCTTTTTCCATTCAGCGTTTTGTCGGCTTTGTCAGGAAAGTTTTTGTTTCCCCAATTGATGAAGCGGATGAATATGTCCACCATAGCGGTTTTGGGCATGACCATCATGCTGTCGGGTGGAGTGCTCCTGGTCTCTTCGCTATACCTGGATTATTTTCTTCCCGTGATTTTGTTTTCGATAGCATGCGTCACCGGTGTGGGCATGGCTATTTGTTTTCCAAGCTTTACGGTGTTGGCCCTTGGTTCCATTCCAGCAGAGCAGCACGGACTTGCTTCCAGCGTTTCTTCTACCTGTTACTTTTTTGGAGGAGGTTTGGGGTTGTCATTCCTTGGGCTGTTTATGCAAATCAGCGGTAGCGCTACAACCGTCACCGCCATTCCCGTTTTTGTATTGTGCAGCTTTGCATTGATGGGCCTCGTTGTACTTCTCTTTGCGAAGAATACGGTAGTGAAACCCAGCTAG
- a CDS encoding phytase, producing the protein MKVGYKFLVLVLSGLVSVQSFGQSLDKLGINKLRFINQYEIPYNQNFKNTVIGGLSGIDYDPDKDVYYILSDDRSDINPVRFYTAKIGITERGISEVNFTDVHFLLHANGEKFASFKQFPERAVDPEDIRYHRKKGLIYWTSEGERILSDDAVILNDPAILVAKPDGSYSNTIPLPENLRPRSTEYGSRRNGTIESLSFTSDFSTMFTALEEPLYEDGPRADHTKTNSWSRIYQFDAKQKLVAQYAYALESVAYPAVPETGFKVNGISALLAISDKKILTVERSFSVGRQPCTIKVFLTDLSQADNIADVSSLKEKPPVHPAKKELLLNMDDLGIFTDNVEGITFGPKLPNGNLSLLFITDNNFQERQKQQVLLFEVDVRR; encoded by the coding sequence ATGAAAGTCGGATACAAATTTCTTGTCTTAGTTCTTAGTGGTTTAGTTTCAGTTCAATCGTTTGGTCAGTCCCTCGACAAGCTCGGGATCAACAAGCTTCGGTTCATCAATCAGTATGAGATTCCCTACAATCAGAATTTTAAGAACACCGTCATCGGTGGCTTGTCGGGTATTGACTATGACCCTGACAAGGATGTCTATTATATATTGAGTGACGACCGCTCGGACATTAACCCGGTTCGGTTTTATACAGCCAAGATCGGGATCACGGAACGTGGGATTAGCGAAGTCAATTTCACCGATGTCCATTTCCTGCTGCATGCAAATGGAGAAAAGTTTGCCAGCTTCAAGCAATTCCCTGAGCGGGCGGTAGACCCGGAAGACATCCGCTACCACCGCAAGAAAGGATTGATCTACTGGACTAGCGAGGGTGAACGTATCCTCAGTGATGATGCAGTCATTCTTAACGATCCTGCGATCCTGGTAGCCAAACCGGACGGAAGTTATTCGAACACAATTCCTTTGCCTGAAAACCTCAGGCCGCGTTCCACAGAATACGGATCGAGGCGCAATGGTACTATTGAGAGTCTTTCTTTTACCAGTGACTTTAGTACGATGTTCACTGCTCTCGAAGAACCCCTGTACGAAGACGGTCCCCGTGCTGATCATACAAAGACCAACTCCTGGTCAAGGATCTATCAATTTGATGCAAAGCAAAAACTGGTAGCCCAATACGCCTATGCCCTGGAGTCTGTCGCTTACCCTGCCGTACCTGAAACCGGATTTAAAGTCAACGGCATTTCGGCATTGCTCGCCATCAGCGATAAAAAAATACTGACGGTCGAGCGCTCTTTCTCGGTTGGCCGCCAGCCCTGTACGATCAAAGTATTTTTGACAGACCTCTCGCAAGCGGATAACATTGCGGATGTCAGCTCACTAAAAGAAAAGCCCCCGGTGCATCCGGCAAAAAAAGAATTGCTCCTCAATATGGATGACCTCGGCATTTTCACAGACAATGTGGAAGGCATTACATTCGGACCCAAACTCCCCAACGGAAACCTGTCACTGCTATTTATCACCGACAACAACTTCCAGGAAAGACAGAAGCAGCAGGTATTGTTGTTTGAAGTAGACGTGAGACGTTAG
- a CDS encoding nicotinate-nucleotide diphosphorylase (carboxylating) has product MITIDELIKQAFAEDIADGDHTTLATVDKNIIRKARLLVKENGMIAGVDFASKVFDIYDTSIKMETFIKDGALVKKGDIAFVVEGKAQSILTAERLALNIMQRMSGIATKTHKMNELIKDTNCKLLDTRKTTPNFRIFEKEAVKIGGGFNLRFGLFDMILIKDNHVDYSGGIKNALNNTLVYLKLNNKNLKIEIEVRNIAELKEVLSIGGVHRILIDNFDAKTLKDAVALVKEYNANHDIKIDTEASGGINETNIREYALTGVDFISLGALTHSYKSLDLSLKAYNG; this is encoded by the coding sequence ATGATTACGATTGACGAATTAATTAAACAAGCCTTTGCAGAAGATATTGCCGATGGCGACCACACTACACTTGCAACAGTTGATAAAAATATTATTCGAAAAGCGCGTTTACTTGTAAAAGAAAATGGAATGATTGCAGGCGTTGATTTTGCAAGTAAAGTTTTCGATATCTACGACACTTCTATAAAAATGGAAACTTTTATAAAAGACGGAGCACTTGTAAAAAAAGGCGACATCGCATTTGTAGTGGAAGGAAAAGCGCAATCTATTTTAACTGCAGAACGACTTGCATTAAACATTATGCAGCGTATGAGCGGCATTGCTACGAAAACACATAAAATGAACGAACTTATAAAAGATACAAATTGCAAACTTTTAGACACACGAAAAACAACCCCTAACTTTCGCATTTTTGAAAAAGAAGCAGTAAAAATTGGAGGAGGGTTTAATCTTCGTTTTGGTTTGTTTGATATGATTTTGATTAAAGACAATCACGTTGATTATTCGGGTGGAATAAAAAACGCACTGAATAATACTTTGGTATATCTCAAGCTAAACAACAAAAATTTAAAAATAGAAATTGAAGTCCGCAATATAGCCGAGCTGAAAGAAGTATTGAGTATTGGTGGCGTTCATCGTATATTAATTGATAATTTTGATGCCAAAACATTGAAAGATGCCGTTGCATTGGTAAAAGAATACAACGCTAATCACGATATAAAAATTGACACCGAAGCATCGGGCGGAATTAACGAAACCAACATTCGAGAATATGCATTAACGGGTGTGGATTTTATTTCGCTTGGCGCATTAACTCATTCTTATAAAAGTCTTGATTTGAGTCTAAAAGCCTACAATGGATAA
- a CDS encoding uracil-DNA glycosylase: protein MEKLLRQIRNCKECEEHLKDGVNPIIAASRKSKLIIIGQAPGRIVHNSGIPWNDKSGDNLRAWLGIDKPTFYNTDLIALMPMGFCYPGTGKTGDLPPRPECAPLWHEKLLRLMSNAKLILLIGQYAQDYYLGDKAKDTLTETVHQFKDYLPKYFPLPHPSPRNNIWQAKNKWFGQKVLPELKKQVQNSIGD, encoded by the coding sequence ATGGAAAAACTTTTACGACAAATAAGAAACTGTAAAGAGTGTGAAGAACATCTCAAGGATGGAGTAAATCCTATTATTGCAGCGAGTAGAAAAAGTAAACTTATTATCATAGGACAAGCACCGGGGCGAATCGTTCACAATAGCGGCATACCTTGGAACGATAAGAGCGGAGACAATTTGCGAGCCTGGCTAGGCATAGACAAACCAACATTTTATAACACGGATTTAATTGCACTTATGCCAATGGGATTTTGTTATCCAGGGACAGGCAAGACTGGGGACTTACCACCACGACCTGAATGTGCACCTTTGTGGCATGAGAAATTATTGAGATTGATGTCTAATGCGAAGCTTATTTTACTTATTGGACAATATGCTCAAGATTATTATTTGGGTGACAAAGCAAAAGACACTTTGACGGAAACGGTTCATCAGTTCAAAGACTATTTACCAAAATACTTTCCGTTACCGCATCCTTCACCACGAAACAATATTTGGCAAGCGAAGAATAAATGGTTCGGACAAAAGGTATTGCCAGAGTTGAAAAAACAAGTGCAAAATAGTATTGGTGATTAG
- a CDS encoding Arc family DNA binding domain-containing protein, producing the protein MSEKKSFALRIDSETMKAIEKWADDEFRSVNGQIEWMLNNSLKEAKRIKVKTAQKK; encoded by the coding sequence ATGTCGGAGAAAAAGTCATTTGCATTAAGAATAGATTCAGAAACAATGAAAGCCATAGAGAAATGGGCCGATGATGAATTTCGTAGTGTTAATGGTCAAATCGAATGGATGCTTAATAACAGTCTTAAAGAAGCGAAAAGAATTAAAGTAAAAACTGCTCAAAAGAAATAG
- a CDS encoding membrane protein, producing MENTSKTKLWISYVMSGLVILFMLMDSIMKFVKPKEVIEGTLALGFNEQHLPVIGALGLISVLLYAFPRTSILGAILLTAYFGGAVATHLRLNNPLFSHTLFTVYFGIFVWGGLWLRNSKLRELLPLRQSN from the coding sequence ATGGAAAACACGTCAAAAACAAAACTCTGGATCTCGTATGTTATGAGTGGCCTGGTAATTCTTTTCATGTTAATGGATAGCATCATGAAATTTGTGAAACCCAAAGAGGTGATCGAAGGAACGCTTGCCCTTGGCTTTAATGAACAACATTTGCCCGTCATCGGTGCGCTTGGATTGATTTCAGTATTGCTGTATGCTTTTCCGCGTACTTCCATCTTAGGAGCTATTCTGCTTACCGCCTATTTCGGTGGTGCTGTAGCCACACACCTGCGATTGAATAATCCGCTGTTTTCACACACGTTGTTCACGGTTTACTTTGGCATTTTTGTTTGGGGTGGGCTTTGGTTGCGGAACAGCAAATTGCGTGAACTGCTCCCGTTGCGCCAGTCGAATTAA
- a CDS encoding AraC family transcriptional regulator, which translates to MEIIVHHKISDLYKTLGLPFDREIDFTILSIPDIHPQIPFKSPILRADYFSFILTKEGSGTYCLDDNKFPFDSRTIYFTNPGHTKSYELNESKDAFIITLSEKFLRENVHPEIYGEFPFLLAEIVPPKKLLQHDFEEFETLYDQILKEFKKESSYKNRILGNLFMVVLLKIKERFWSTYNPIEEGKRDSQIVKSFKQLLETEFKEVLNSGRNDGKLRAQDFANKLNLHPNYLNSVIKSKTGRTVNDWISERTLSVAKSLLRNTPYTAKEIAYKLGFSESTHFSRFFKKHTELSPNAFRKGG; encoded by the coding sequence ATGGAAATAATTGTTCATCATAAAATATCGGACTTATATAAAACACTTGGCTTGCCTTTTGACCGGGAAATCGATTTTACTATTCTTTCTATCCCGGATATTCACCCGCAAATTCCATTTAAGTCACCGATTTTAAGAGCCGATTATTTCTCCTTCATTTTGACTAAAGAAGGGTCTGGAACTTATTGCCTTGATGATAATAAATTCCCTTTCGATTCCCGAACCATTTATTTCACTAACCCGGGACATACAAAATCTTATGAACTGAATGAATCAAAGGATGCTTTCATAATCACCTTATCTGAAAAATTCTTGCGGGAAAACGTTCATCCCGAGATTTACGGAGAATTTCCATTTTTATTGGCTGAAATAGTTCCTCCTAAGAAACTATTGCAACATGATTTTGAAGAATTTGAAACGTTGTATGACCAAATTTTAAAAGAATTTAAAAAAGAATCCTCGTACAAGAACAGAATTCTTGGGAACCTTTTTATGGTTGTGCTTCTCAAAATAAAGGAACGGTTTTGGTCAACCTATAATCCAATAGAAGAAGGGAAGAGAGATTCTCAGATTGTTAAATCATTCAAGCAGCTCTTAGAAACAGAGTTTAAAGAAGTATTAAACAGCGGACGGAATGACGGCAAATTGCGGGCACAAGATTTTGCTAACAAATTGAATTTGCATCCGAACTATCTGAACTCAGTAATAAAAAGTAAAACAGGTAGAACTGTGAATGACTGGATTTCGGAGCGTACCCTTTCCGTTGCCAAGTCTCTTTTAAGAAATACGCCTTACACCGCGAAAGAAATCGCGTACAAATTGGGCTTTAGTGAGTCTACTCATTTCAGCCGGTTTTTTAAAAAGCACACGGAGCTTTCCCCAAACGCTTTTCGAAAAGGAGGGTAA
- a CDS encoding aldo/keto reductase: protein MKQTTILGHSTLEVNRIGLGCMGMSEFYGSFNEEESIKTLHKAIDLGVNFFDTADMYGWGANERLLGKAFKARWDDVLLATKFAVMRGPNGEFLGLNGKPEYIRQACDRSLQNLGVEAIDLYYMHRQDPEVQIEEIVGAMSDLVKQGKVKYLGLSEVNAETLRRAHAVHPITALQTEYSLWSREPEQEIFNVCKELGITFVAYSPLGRGFLTGAIKSRADLEKNDWRLTLPRFTDEAIRENLKFVEVIDRIAKSKKVSKAQVALAWVLNQNNEIISIPGTRNVQRLEENLSSFKVELTKADLEVIQKSMPSQTIGNRY from the coding sequence ATGAAGCAAACAACAATATTAGGACACAGCACACTTGAGGTTAACAGAATTGGCCTTGGTTGTATGGGGATGTCGGAGTTTTATGGATCTTTTAATGAAGAGGAATCTATAAAGACTTTGCATAAAGCCATCGACCTAGGTGTCAACTTTTTCGATACGGCTGATATGTACGGTTGGGGAGCGAATGAGAGACTATTAGGAAAAGCATTTAAGGCTCGGTGGGATGACGTGCTCTTGGCTACCAAGTTTGCCGTGATGCGCGGACCCAATGGTGAGTTCCTAGGACTTAACGGTAAGCCTGAATACATCAGGCAGGCTTGCGACCGAAGTCTTCAAAACTTAGGTGTGGAGGCAATTGATTTGTATTACATGCACCGGCAAGATCCCGAAGTGCAAATTGAGGAAATTGTTGGCGCTATGAGTGATCTGGTTAAACAAGGAAAAGTAAAGTACCTGGGCCTTTCTGAAGTTAATGCAGAAACGCTTCGCAGGGCACATGCAGTTCATCCGATTACGGCCCTTCAAACCGAATACTCTTTATGGAGTCGTGAACCTGAACAGGAGATTTTTAATGTTTGTAAAGAACTCGGTATCACCTTTGTGGCATACAGTCCTTTGGGCAGAGGGTTCTTAACGGGAGCGATTAAAAGTCGTGCAGATTTAGAGAAAAATGATTGGAGACTTACTCTTCCACGCTTTACAGACGAAGCCATACGGGAGAATTTAAAGTTTGTTGAGGTTATCGATCGGATTGCAAAAAGCAAAAAGGTCTCCAAAGCACAAGTTGCCCTGGCTTGGGTGCTGAATCAAAACAATGAAATCATATCTATTCCGGGGACGAGAAACGTTCAGCGTCTCGAAGAGAATTTAAGTTCGTTTAAGGTGGAGTTAACTAAAGCTGATCTGGAGGTTATTCAGAAGTCGATGCCATCACAAACAATTGGAAACCGGTATTAA
- a CDS encoding transcriptional regulator: METRRDVFHAIADPTRRAILLLIAAQSMTPNTIAEEFHTSRQAVSKHIQILTECELVKQEQKGREIYYHINGNKIKEIDKWVGQLKKIFETQFNQLDDVLLAMKKNKK; encoded by the coding sequence ATGGAGACGAGACGAGACGTTTTTCACGCGATAGCCGACCCGACACGCAGAGCTATTTTGTTATTGATTGCCGCCCAGTCAATGACACCGAATACAATCGCGGAAGAATTTCATACCAGCAGGCAAGCGGTTTCAAAGCATATTCAAATTCTTACCGAATGTGAATTAGTAAAGCAAGAACAAAAGGGGAGGGAGATTTATTATCACATCAACGGAAACAAAATAAAGGAGATTGATAAATGGGTCGGACAACTCAAAAAGATTTTTGAAACTCAGTTCAATCAGTTGGATGATGTCTTATTAGCTATGAAAAAGAATAAAAAATGA
- the phnB gene encoding VOC family protein, whose protein sequence is MTRINPHINFNGNAEEAFTFYKSVFGGEFTKIIRFKDLASSEFKVAKKEENKIMHIVLPIGKTSALMANDVPEIMGKTNENENRSKIVVNAESKEEADKLFNGLSAGGQIEGPIGDGPWGSYFGCFRDKYGIEWIVEFDSK, encoded by the coding sequence ATGACACGTATCAATCCTCACATTAACTTCAACGGAAATGCTGAAGAAGCATTTACCTTTTACAAATCAGTATTTGGCGGAGAGTTTACAAAGATTATTCGTTTCAAGGACCTTGCAAGTTCTGAATTCAAGGTTGCAAAAAAAGAAGAAAATAAAATCATGCACATTGTTTTGCCTATTGGTAAAACTAGTGCGTTGATGGCAAATGACGTTCCGGAAATTATGGGGAAGACCAACGAAAATGAGAACAGAAGTAAAATTGTAGTAAATGCAGAAAGTAAAGAAGAAGCAGACAAATTATTTAATGGACTTTCAGCAGGAGGACAAATAGAAGGACCGATTGGTGATGGTCCCTGGGGTTCATATTTTGGTTGTTTCAGAGACAAATACGGTATTGAATGGATTGTAGAATTCGATTCGAAATAA
- a CDS encoding oxidoreductase, which translates to MQDDQSKTNHMPTTISKSIFTVLLVASMLAGLNSYAQPLAPASSGYAQVNGAKIYYEVYGTGDPIVLLHGAYMTINSNWSGLIPILSKTRKVIALELDGHGHTPLSQRPYSYQTLASDVAAVLKHLKIESADVLGFSYGGTVAFQFAIEYPAMTKKLMIISSTYKSEGWLGIMYTMLAGIKPNAFDNTPIRSEYIKVAPDTANWHKFIATMIKFSAEKFNLGDDKIKNIKVPVLLIMGDNDGTDKKVLAETYSLLGGNVFGDVVGIPKSQLAILPAKGHGTLMMDTEAIAAIVASFLATK; encoded by the coding sequence ATGCAAGACGATCAATCAAAAACAAATCATATGCCTACTACCATTAGCAAAAGTATTTTCACCGTTCTGCTTGTTGCAAGCATGCTGGCTGGACTTAATAGTTATGCGCAACCGCTTGCGCCTGCATCATCCGGCTATGCGCAGGTAAATGGAGCCAAAATATATTACGAAGTGTATGGTACAGGTGATCCCATTGTTTTGTTGCATGGTGCCTATATGACCATCAACTCGAACTGGAGTGGTTTGATACCCATTCTTTCCAAAACAAGAAAAGTCATCGCGCTGGAATTGGATGGTCATGGACATACGCCTTTATCTCAGCGTCCCTATAGCTATCAAACGCTTGCCAGTGATGTTGCTGCCGTATTGAAACATTTAAAGATCGAGAGCGCGGATGTGCTCGGGTTTAGTTATGGGGGCACAGTCGCTTTCCAGTTTGCCATTGAGTACCCGGCTATGACAAAGAAGCTGATGATCATTTCATCAACCTATAAATCCGAAGGATGGCTGGGAATCATGTATACCATGCTTGCCGGCATTAAACCAAATGCTTTTGATAACACGCCAATCAGATCTGAATATATCAAAGTAGCGCCTGACACTGCCAACTGGCATAAATTCATTGCAACGATGATCAAATTCAGTGCAGAAAAATTTAACCTTGGCGATGACAAGATCAAAAACATCAAAGTGCCTGTATTATTAATCATGGGAGATAATGACGGTACCGATAAAAAGGTGCTGGCGGAAACATACAGTTTATTAGGCGGAAATGTTTTTGGAGATGTGGTTGGAATACCTAAATCGCAACTGGCGATACTTCCCGCGAAAGGACATGGTACGTTGATGATGGATACAGAGGCTATTGCAGCAATCGTGGCTTCTTTCCTTGCGACTAAATAA